One stretch of bacterium DNA includes these proteins:
- a CDS encoding ATP-binding cassette domain-containing protein, producing FFGPEREARHEQLLGFSRLGPFRTRRAGQLSGGMKQKLALSCALIHTPRILFLDEPTTGVDPVSRREFWDLLGQLRAAGTTLLVSTAYMDEAARCDRVGLMFEGRLMAVDTPAAIPDIYPHELLEVRLEEAVAHLDTVRKADGVKSVQVFGDKLHVGVEQAGAATESIRAGLERDGIVAGGIQSIRPTVEDVFVELMSTGGGKGGGHA from the coding sequence GTTTTTCGGGCCGGAGCGCGAGGCCCGGCACGAGCAGCTTCTGGGGTTCAGCCGCCTGGGGCCGTTCCGCACCCGTCGCGCCGGGCAGCTCTCGGGCGGGATGAAACAGAAACTGGCCCTCAGTTGCGCCCTGATCCACACACCGCGCATCCTGTTCCTGGATGAGCCGACCACCGGGGTGGACCCGGTCTCGCGGCGCGAGTTCTGGGACTTGCTGGGCCAGCTGCGCGCGGCCGGGACAACCCTGCTGGTCAGCACGGCCTACATGGATGAGGCGGCGCGCTGTGACCGGGTGGGCCTGATGTTCGAGGGCCGCCTGATGGCGGTGGACACGCCAGCGGCGATCCCCGATATTTATCCGCACGAGCTGCTGGAGGTGCGCCTGGAGGAGGCGGTGGCCCATCTTGACACTGTACGGAAGGCGGATGGAGTCAAGTCCGTCCAGGTGTTCGGTGACAAGCTGCACGTGGGCGTGGAGCAGGCCGGGGCCGCCACTGAGTCGATCCGCGCCGGGTTGGAGCGGGATGGGATTGTGGCGGGCGGTATCCAGTCCATCCGTCCCACGGTGGAGGACGTGTTCGTGGAGTTGATGAGTACGGGCGGCGGGAAAGGGGGCGGCCATGCCTAA
- a CDS encoding ABC transporter ATP-binding protein, translated as MPKTEPVVVARGLSRAFGAFKAVDSIDFTVCRGEIFGFLGANGAGKTTTIRILCGLLSPTGGSCTVGGIDVGRDPEGVKQRIGYMSQKFSLYEDLTVAENLEFFGGVYGLDNSRLRQRRDEILGRLHLSDMRDRRTAQLPLGWKQRLALASAVIHEPGIVFLDEPTGGVDPISRRNFWAMIHEMAAGGVTVFVTTHYMDEAEYCDRISIMDSGRIIALGSPAELKQQYGKESVDEVFLHLLAR; from the coding sequence ATGCCTAAAACCGAGCCTGTTGTTGTGGCCCGTGGCCTCAGCCGCGCTTTCGGGGCTTTCAAGGCCGTGGACAGCATCGATTTCACGGTCTGCCGCGGTGAGATTTTCGGGTTCCTCGGGGCGAACGGAGCGGGCAAGACCACCACGATCCGCATCCTCTGCGGGCTGCTCAGCCCCACGGGGGGAAGCTGCACCGTGGGTGGGATCGACGTGGGCCGCGACCCGGAGGGAGTGAAGCAGCGGATCGGCTACATGAGCCAGAAATTCTCGCTCTACGAGGACCTGACCGTGGCCGAGAACCTCGAATTTTTCGGCGGGGTGTACGGCCTGGACAACAGCCGCCTGCGTCAGCGTCGGGATGAAATCCTGGGACGCCTGCACCTGAGCGACATGCGCGACCGCCGCACTGCCCAGCTCCCCCTGGGGTGGAAACAGCGCCTGGCCCTGGCCAGCGCCGTGATCCACGAGCCGGGGATCGTGTTCCTGGATGAACCCACCGGCGGGGTGGACCCGATCAGCCGGCGGAATTTCTGGGCCATGATCCACGAGATGGCCGCCGGAGGAGTCACGGTGTTCGTGACCACGCACTATATGGACGAGGCCGAGTACTGCGACCGTATCTCGATCATGGACTCCGGGCGGATAATCGCCCTGGGTTCCCCGGCTGAGCTCAAGCAGCAGTACGGCAAGGAAAGCGTGGATGAGGTGTTCCTGCACCTGCTGGCAAGGTGA
- a CDS encoding ABC transporter permease produces MKSKIITLACKEGRHILRDRRSLAIVFLLPVMMVLLYGYAINLDVKDIRVAVVDYDHSALSRHTLEVMEGSGYFRAVAHAPDVRQAGEFIYSREAKAILVFPRRFERDAARPGGAEVQLLLDGSDSNTGAIAASYLTMILAGLNELPAAAGGLIEVRPRILYNPELKSGDFVVPGLAAIILMMICALMTSVTIAREKESGTLEQILTSPIGASQILLGKVLPYLAIAYIEFLLLVSFAWFWFGVPMRGSLVLLLVMTTSYLYCALGIGIAISSSVRTQQVAMSMALVMTMLPSVMLSGFIFPLTSMPLALQYIGRIIPATYYIRIVRAVMLKGASFEAVWVDFAVLTGMGMLFLAIGVRKFTTRLS; encoded by the coding sequence ATGAAATCGAAGATAATCACCCTGGCCTGCAAGGAGGGCCGCCACATCCTGCGCGACCGGCGCTCGCTGGCCATCGTGTTCCTGTTGCCGGTGATGATGGTGCTGCTGTACGGCTACGCGATAAACCTGGATGTAAAAGACATCCGCGTGGCGGTGGTGGACTACGACCACAGCGCCCTGTCGCGCCATACGCTGGAGGTGATGGAAGGCTCTGGCTATTTCCGGGCGGTGGCCCACGCGCCGGATGTCAGGCAGGCCGGTGAGTTCATCTACTCGCGCGAGGCCAAGGCGATCCTGGTGTTCCCTCGCCGTTTCGAGCGGGACGCCGCCCGTCCCGGCGGGGCCGAGGTGCAGCTCCTTCTTGACGGCTCCGACTCCAACACCGGGGCCATCGCTGCCAGCTACCTGACCATGATCCTGGCCGGGCTGAACGAGCTTCCCGCCGCGGCCGGTGGTCTGATCGAGGTGCGGCCGCGCATCCTCTACAACCCGGAACTCAAGAGCGGCGATTTCGTGGTGCCGGGCCTGGCCGCGATAATCCTGATGATGATCTGCGCCCTGATGACCTCGGTCACTATCGCCCGGGAGAAGGAGAGCGGCACCCTGGAGCAGATCCTCACCTCGCCCATCGGGGCCTCGCAGATTCTGCTGGGCAAGGTGCTGCCCTATCTGGCCATCGCCTACATCGAGTTCCTGCTGCTGGTCTCGTTTGCCTGGTTCTGGTTCGGGGTGCCGATGCGCGGCAGCCTGGTCTTGTTGCTGGTGATGACCACCAGCTACCTCTACTGCGCCCTGGGCATCGGGATCGCCATCTCCAGCTCGGTGCGCACCCAGCAGGTGGCCATGTCCATGGCCCTGGTGATGACCATGCTGCCCTCGGTGATGCTCTCGGGGTTCATTTTCCCGCTCACCAGCATGCCGCTGGCGCTGCAGTACATCGGCCGGATCATCCCGGCCACATATTATATCCGGATCGTGCGGGCGGTGATGCTCAAGGGGGCCTCGTTCGAGGCCGTGTGGGTCGATTTCGCCGTGCTGACCGGTATGGGGATGCTGTTCCTGGCTATCGGCGTGCGCAAGTTCACCACGCGCCTGAGCTGA
- a CDS encoding ABC transporter permease, which translates to MQRIKHIVRKEFKQIFRDRMMLRAMVVMPFIQLFVMGHAITFDVHHVPLLVRDMDHSASSRLLLEKVRASGRFDFCDYEGDPSTIKSRFEHYRASVALSIPRDFERDLLRGDRPQVQVLVDGTDSNSSNIAQGYLLRIAADFESQVRSGHNIGRPGPARKTRLVLPSIRTWFNPNLESKYYMLPGIVAILLTMTTSMLAGLNIVREREIGTLEQLNVTPIRPWELILGKLLPFFILSFVMLLGALTVIRVYYGVPMAGSLWLLLAFSVVFLLSTLGLGLFVSTLTGTQQEALFIIWAFNIFGILMSGMMAPIENMPPFVQKLSYLNPVRYYMSIIRDIYLKGSGFGYLWKDGLALMGWGAVILTFSAVRFHKKVD; encoded by the coding sequence ATGCAAAGGATCAAGCACATAGTGCGCAAGGAGTTCAAGCAGATTTTCCGCGACAGGATGATGCTGCGGGCGATGGTGGTGATGCCGTTCATCCAGTTGTTCGTGATGGGGCACGCCATAACGTTCGATGTGCACCACGTGCCGCTGCTGGTGCGCGACATGGACCACAGCGCCTCCAGCCGTCTGCTTCTGGAAAAAGTGCGCGCCAGCGGGCGCTTCGATTTCTGTGACTACGAGGGCGACCCAAGCACGATCAAGTCGCGTTTCGAGCACTACCGGGCCAGTGTGGCCCTGTCCATCCCGCGTGACTTCGAGCGTGACCTTCTGCGCGGCGACCGTCCCCAGGTGCAGGTGCTGGTGGATGGGACGGACTCCAACAGCTCGAACATCGCCCAAGGCTATCTCCTGCGTATCGCCGCCGATTTCGAATCCCAGGTACGAAGCGGGCACAACATCGGCCGGCCCGGACCGGCGCGGAAAACACGGCTGGTGCTGCCCTCGATCCGCACCTGGTTCAACCCGAACCTGGAGAGCAAGTACTACATGCTGCCCGGGATCGTGGCGATCCTGTTGACCATGACCACCTCCATGCTGGCCGGGCTGAATATCGTGCGCGAACGCGAGATCGGCACCCTGGAGCAGCTCAACGTCACTCCCATCCGTCCCTGGGAGCTGATCCTGGGCAAGCTGCTGCCGTTTTTCATCCTCAGCTTCGTGATGCTGCTGGGCGCCCTGACCGTGATCCGCGTCTACTACGGCGTGCCGATGGCCGGGAGCCTGTGGCTGCTGCTGGCTTTCTCCGTAGTGTTCCTGCTCAGTACGCTGGGCCTGGGGCTCTTTGTCTCCACCCTGACCGGCACGCAGCAGGAAGCGCTGTTCATCATCTGGGCCTTCAACATCTTCGGCATCCTGATGAGCGGGATGATGGCGCCCATCGAGAACATGCCGCCTTTCGTGCAGAAACTGTCGTACCTGAACCCGGTGCGCTACTACATGTCGATCATCCGTGATATCTACCTCAAGGGCAGCGGGTTCGGCTACCTGTGGAAAGACGGTCTGGCGCTGATGGGTTGGGGGGCGGTGATCCTCACGTTCAGCGCGGTGCGGTTCCACAAGAAAGTCGATTGA